A single region of the Branchiostoma lanceolatum isolate klBraLanc5 chromosome 1, klBraLanc5.hap2, whole genome shotgun sequence genome encodes:
- the LOC136443065 gene encoding uncharacterized protein isoform X2: protein MEQKTEQRKGPTKKFLYRGPNRPAQEDEDAHPEFPPRKRSIPTGFDFDLDEVWSIKKNIPIPPRTPRGLGSQVGTKITTTGFYSRHTNVKKDAKPDPLGMGNSDRSRTGQLKAQDATPTWKSRSPGFGGQPSPRSSADDDFDFEDDIFGPPTGSKGTNHMDRKNAGWRGTYRL from the exons ATGGAACAGAAAACAGAACAGCGGAAAG GTCCGACCAAGAAGTTTCTGTACCGAGGTCCCAACAGACCAGCTCAAGAGGACGAGGACGCTCATCCAGAATTCCCCCCGCGGAAACGCTCCATTCCTACAG GttttgactttgaccttgatgAAGTATGGAGTATAAAGAAGAACATCCCCATCCCCCCGCGCACCCCCCGTGGACTGGGTAGTCAGGTGGGCACCAAGATCACCACAACAGGCTTCTACTCCAGACACACTAATGTTAAGAAAG ATGCAAAGCCTGACCCACTAGGGATGGGGAACTCTGACAGATCTAGAACAGGCCAGCTGAAGGCTCAAG ACGCAACTCCCACATGGAAATCTCGGTCTCCAGGATTCGGAGGACAGCCGTCACCAAGATCAAGCGCAGACGACGATTTTGACTTCGAGGATGACATATTTGGTCCACCAACTGGTTCCAAAGGGACCAATCATATGGATAGAAAAAATGCAGGATG
- the LOC136443065 gene encoding uncharacterized protein isoform X3, translated as MLNNKQGPTKKFLYRGPNRPAQEDEDAHPEFPPRKRSIPTGFDFDLDEVWSIKKNIPIPPRTPRGLGSQVGTKITTTGFYSRHTNVKKDAKPDPLGMGNSDRSRTGQLKAQDATPTWKSRSPGFGGQPSPRSSADDDFDFEDDIFGPPTGSKGTNHMDRKNAGWRGTYRL; from the exons ATGCTGAACAATAAGCAAG GTCCGACCAAGAAGTTTCTGTACCGAGGTCCCAACAGACCAGCTCAAGAGGACGAGGACGCTCATCCAGAATTCCCCCCGCGGAAACGCTCCATTCCTACAG GttttgactttgaccttgatgAAGTATGGAGTATAAAGAAGAACATCCCCATCCCCCCGCGCACCCCCCGTGGACTGGGTAGTCAGGTGGGCACCAAGATCACCACAACAGGCTTCTACTCCAGACACACTAATGTTAAGAAAG ATGCAAAGCCTGACCCACTAGGGATGGGGAACTCTGACAGATCTAGAACAGGCCAGCTGAAGGCTCAAG ACGCAACTCCCACATGGAAATCTCGGTCTCCAGGATTCGGAGGACAGCCGTCACCAAGATCAAGCGCAGACGACGATTTTGACTTCGAGGATGACATATTTGGTCCACCAACTGGTTCCAAAGGGACCAATCATATGGATAGAAAAAATGCAGGATG